From Odontesthes bonariensis isolate fOdoBon6 chromosome 21, fOdoBon6.hap1, whole genome shotgun sequence, a single genomic window includes:
- the kcnh4a gene encoding potassium voltage-gated channel subfamily H member 4a — MPVMKGLLAPQNTFLDSIANHFDGTHSNFLLGNAQGRYGYPIVYCSDGFCKLTGFIRTEVMQKTCICRFLHGVETSDNMIQQVHKALEGQQEYQGEVCFYRKNGNQFWCVLDIVPIKNEKGEVVLFLLSFKDVSESYEKSHHYTPGDGMSAVANETIKSNRPHFSQIQDRGRSIMHHLNNLFTKRGKKKLTDRMFQKPSLPEYKVAAVKKSRFILLHYSISKALWDWLILLATFYVAVTVPFNVCFVSHSEGSDHQLLVSRSTIGSDIAVEMLFMLDIVLNFRTTYVSQSGQVVYDARSIYLHYCTTWFFVDLIAALPFDLLYAFNITVTSLVHLLKTVRLLRLLRLLQKLDRYSQYSAVVLTLLMLVFALLAHWMACIWYVIGRKEIESGDPVTWDIGWLQELGKRLETPYINSTTGGPSMPSAYIASLYFTVSSLTSVGFGNVCANTDAEKIFSICIMLIGALMHAVVFGNVTAIIQRMYSRRSLYHTRMKDLKDFIRVHRLPQQLKQRMLENFQATWSVNNGINANELLHDFPDELRADIAMHLNKDILQLPVFERASRGCLRSLSLYIKTSFCAPGEYLIRQGDALQANYFVCSGSLEVLKDGMVLAILGKGDLIGADLPENDQVIKTNADVKALTYCDLQYVSVKALREVLRLYPEYGNRFSSDIHHNLTYNLREGNEADGVQRFPWTPRHSQDHVSMDHKLPYIIEANDAEQLDNMKYSEQRRVQGLGSLFHQPCLNTLGEEALHLCRSPVQGGRECSPCPPPFISEELDTSPLLCLNNNSDLNHRPTKLLIPSLPCVSPLSLSPRVVDGIEDNGHTFQFNVEQCETKTNAPDQLQVSANLLLETEEARQNISKLNKEVTNLNEEVSNLAKELHDVMHLMQSHMTMLYHSSPSVRNSCCWQPNVPLNTSPELLLHHETISHPGRNAWSCSGAPAHSTSPTLLHSSSSGSTCSHLCCSDTEGTTAQRLQSQYGPFPTPRAAPSPPYITHPHAQVGPSLLSISSAFSSFPVVCQAPQVGYNAPIPTKHSSPPKCSTVNCGHFHPPFSVQTTFDVTQNLTRSQTPIHSTIAPTGQSQCHTVISSLAPPEICTTVCTGHNQGQQSFTRGLRQNDLVGSSPTNHSQDSACSLLEQVSNRNCQGSLHQERVDNIEFHGARDGNLDTEEYLH; from the exons ATGCCTGTGATGAAGGGCCTCCTTGCTCCTCAAAATACCTTCTTGGACAGCATTGCAAACCACTTTGATGGTACTC ACAGTAACTTTCTTTTGGGAAATGCTCAGGGTCGCTATGGCTACCCTATCGTTTACTGCTCTGATGGGTTCTGCAAGCTGACTGGATTTATTCGGACTGAGGTGATGCAGAAAACCTGCATCTGTCGATTCCTTCATGGGGTTGAGACGAGTGACAATATGATCCAGCAGGTACATAAAGCTCTCGAAGGCCAGCAGGAGTACCAAGGAGAGGTCTGCTTTTATAGGAAAAATG GGAATCAGTTTTGGTGCGTCCTGGATATTGTCCCTATTAAAAACGAAAAAGGTGAGGTGGTGCTGTTCCTGTTATCCTTCAAAGATGTCAGTGAATCGTATGAGAAAAGCCATCACTACACTCCAGGAGATG GTATGTCAGCAGTCGCAAATGAAACCATAAAAAGCAACCGACCACACTTTTCCCAAATTCAAGACAGGGGGAGGTCAATCATGCACCACCTGAACAACTTGTTCACCAAGAGGGGCAAGAAGAAACTGACTGAT AGAATGTTCCAGAAACCCTCCCTGCCTGAGTACAAGGTGGCAGCTGTAAAGAAGTCCCGTTTTATCCTGCTCCACTACAGTATCTCCAAGGCCTTGTGGGACTGGCTTATCCTGCTGGCGACCTTCTATGTAGCTGTCACTGTGCCTTTCAATGTCTGCTTTGTCAGCCATAGTGAGGGCAGTGATCATCAATTACTTGTCAGTCGTAGCACCATAGGCAGTGACATAGCGGTGGAGATGCTCTTCATGCTTG ATATTGTCCTAAATTTCCGCACCACATATGTGAGTCAATCGGGCCAGGTAGTGTATGACGCCCGATCCATCTACCTACATTACTGCACAACCTGGTTCTTTGTGGATCTGATTGCAGCGTTGCCCTTTGATCTCCTCTACGCATTCAACATCACAGTG ACCTCTCTTGTGCACTTGCTAAAGACGGTGCGTCTGCTGCGTTTGCTGCGCCTCTTGCAGAAACTTGACCGTTATTCCCAGTACAGCGCTGTGGTCCTCACCCTGCTCATGTTAGTGTTTGCTCTGCTGGCTCACTGGATGGCTTGCATCTGGTATGTCATTGGACGCAAGGAGATAGAAAGCGGTGACCCCGTTACCTGGGATATTG GGTGGCTGCAAGAGTTGGGAAAGCGCCTGGAGACACCGTACATCAACAGCACCACGGGTGGTCCCTCAATGCCCAGTGCCTACATCGCCTCTCTCTACTTCACCGTCAGTAGCCTTACGAGTGTCGGTTTTGGCAATGTTTGTGCCAACACTGACGCAGAGAAAATCTTCTCCATCTGTATTATGCTCATTGGTG CCCTGATGCATGCAGTGGTCTTTGGTAACGTAACAGCCATCATCCAGCGTATGTATTCTCGGCGCTCACTCTACCACACTCGCATGAAAGATCTCAAGGACTTCATCCGTGTGCATAGACTACCTCAGCAGCTGAAGCAGAGAATGCTTGAGAATTTTCAAGCCACTTGGTCGGTTAACAATGGCATCAACGCCAATGAG CTGTTGCATGACTTCCCAGATGAACTGCGAGCAGACATTGCCATGCATCTGAACAAAGACATCCTGCAGCTCCCTGTATTTGAACGAGCCAGCAGAGGATGTCTGCGTTCCCTCTCTCTGTACATCAAGACTTCTTTCTGTGCACCAGGGGAATATCTTATCCGCCAAGGAGATGCCCTACAAGCTAATTATTTTGTCTGTTCGGGTTCCCTGGAGGTTCTGAAAGATGGTATGGTCCTAGCCATACTGG GCAAAGGTGACCTTATTGGGGCTGACCTACCAGAGAATGACCAGGTGATCAAGACAAATGCAGATGTGAAGGCGCTCACCTACTGTGACTTGCAGTATGTCAGTGTTAAAGCTCTGAGGGAGGTTCTTAGGCTTTACCCAGAGTACGGCAATCGGTTCAGCTCTGACATCCATCACAACCTCACCTACAACTTGAGAGAGGGCAACGAGGCTGAT GGAGTACAAAGGTTTCCATGGACGCCAAGGCACTCTCAG GATCATGTTTCTATGGACCACAAACTACCTTACATCATTGAGGCAAATGATGCTGAACAACTGGACAACATGAAATACTCCGAGCAGAGGAGAGTGCAAGGTTTAGGCAGCCTTTTCCATCAACCCTGCCTCAACACCTTAGGGGAGGAGGCCCTCCACCTCTGTCGATCCCCTGTTCAGGGAGGTCGAGAGTGCAGCCCCTGTCCTCCACCTTTCATCAGTGAAGAGCTCGATACGTCTCCTTTGCTCTGTCTCAACAATAATTCAGACTTGAATCATCGGCCTACCAAATTACTCATTCCATCTTTGCCTTGTGTTAGTCCTCTAAGCCTGAGTCCCAG GGTCGTGGATGGAATTGAAGACAATGGTCACACATTTCAATTCAATGTAGAGCAGTGTGAAACAAAGACTAATGCACCAG ACCAGTTGCAGGTGAGCGCTAATCTGCTTTTGGAGACAGAAGAAGCGAGACAGAACATCAGCAAACTGAACAAAGAG gtGACCAACTTGAATGAGGAAGTGTCTAACCTGGCTAAGGAGCTCCATGACGTCATGCATTTGATGCAGTCTCATATGACCATGCTCTACCATAGCTCTCCCAGTGTGAGAAATTCTTGCTGCTGGCAGCctaatgtccctttaaatacATCACCTGAATTGCTCCTCCATCATGAAACAATTAGCCACCCTGGTAGAAATGCATGGAGCTGCAGTGGAGCACCTGCTCACAGCACAAGTCCCACATTGCTGCACTCATCAAGCTCCGGATcaacctgttcacacctgtgcTGCTCTGACACAGAAGGAACCACAGCTCAAAGGCTACAGAGCCAGTATGGCCCCTTTCCAACCCCAAGGGCCGCTCCAAGCCCTCCTTACATAACCCACCCTCATGCTCAGGTAGGCCCATCCCTCCTTAGCATCAGTTCAGCCTTCAGTAGCTTCCCAGTTGTTTGTCAGGCCCCGCAGGTGGGCTACAATGCACCCATACCCACAAAACACAGCTCACCTCCCAAATGTTCGACAGTAAATTGTGGTCACTTTCATCCACCATTCAGTGTTCAAACCACTTTTGATGTCACACAAAATTTAACCAGGTCCCAGACACCCATCCATTCGACCATTGCTCCTACTGGCCAGTCACAGTGTCACACGGTCATCAGTTCACTGGCGCCTCCAGAAATCTGCACTACGGTGTGCACAGGGCACAATCAAGGCCAACAAAGTTTTACCAGAGGCCTTAGACAAAATGACTTGGTAGGATCCAGTCCCACGAACCACTCACAGGACTCTGCGTGTTCTCTGCTGGAGCAGGTATCAAACAGAAACTGTCAGGGTTCACTCCACCAAGAGAGGGTGGACAATATTGAATTTCATGGTGCAAGGGACGGCAATCTGGACACAGAAGAATATCTACACTGA
- the hcrt gene encoding hypocretin neuropeptide precursor — MTWYRTNFQKAAGMDTANRKALVLVLMLLLSQLDCDAQSVSECCRQPSRSCRLYVLLCRTGDKSLGGTHTGDASAGILTLGKRDDDEHRLQSRLHQLLHGSRNQAAGILTMGKRTNQRAGEQYMDWLAQSKTTIMTPLPV, encoded by the exons ATGACGTGGTACCGTACCAACTTCCAGAAAGCTGCTGGCATGGACACAGCTAACAGG AAAGCCCTGGTGCTCGTCTTGATGTTGCTGCTGTCTCAACTGGATTGTGACGCTCAAAGTGTGTCTGAGTGCTGCAGACAACCATCTCGCTCCTGTCGACTCTATGTGTTACTGTGTCGCACTGGTGATAAGAGCTTGGGGGGAACCCATACAGGGGATGCATCTGCTGGGATCCTCACTCTGGGTAAACGGGATGATGATGAGCATCGCCTGCAAAGCCGACTCCATCAGCTCCTTCATGGCTCCCGAAACCAAGCAGCAGGGATCTTGACTATGGGGAAGAGGACCAACCAGAGGGCTGGGGAGCAGTACATGGACTGGCTGGCTCAGTCAAAAACTACCATCATGACACCCTTGCCTGTTTGA